The Kitasatospora albolonga nucleotide sequence TGTCCGGCGAGTGCGGTGGCGTTCTGGGGGAGGACCACATTGTACCCGTCCGACGTGGCGTTGAGGCCGAACACCGCCGCGTCCTCGGCCGAGGCGATCACGGCGTCCGGGAAGAGCCGTCGCAGGACGGCGAGGCTGCCGGGGGAGAAGGCCCCCGGGTAGTAGGCGACCGTCCTCTCGTCGAGCACCGTGAGGGCGGTGTCCAGGTGGTAGTAGTCCGGGTCCACCAGGGTCAGGCCGATCACCGGGCGGCCGAAGAACTCCTGGGCCTCGTCGTGCGAGCGGGGGTCGCTGCGGAAGCCGGTCCCGGCGAGCAGCAGGTCGCCCACGAGCAGATAGTCGCCCTCCCCCTCGTTGACGACGCTCGCGGTCCGCAGGTCCGCGAAGCCGTTGGCGCGCAGCCAGGCGTGGTACGCCGGACCCTCGGCGATGCGCTCGGCGTCGCGGAAACGCGCCACGAGCGCCCGCCCGTCGACGACCGTGGCGCCGTTGGCGGCGAAGACCATGTCGGGGAGGGAAGGGACGGGATCGATGGTGTCGACGGTGTGCCCGAGGCTCAGGTAGACCTCGCGCAGCCGCTCCCACTGGGCGATGGCCAGCGGAGTGTCGACAGGCTTCTTCGGGTCCATCCACGGGTTGATGGAGTAGACCACGTCGAAGTAGGTGGGCCGGCACATGAGGTAGTGCCGGGCACGTGCGGTACGCATGGGTGGGTTCCCGATCGTCAGGGGCGGCCGGTGAGATAGCCGCCCATCGAGGTGAAGTACTCGGTCGCGGGAAGTTCGCGGCCGTCCTCGGTCCGTACGCGGGTGATGGCCAGACCGTGGTTGCGGCCGGTCCGTGCATCGGCTCCGGCGACGATCACGACGCCGTCGCCCTCGCGGTAGAAGATCCGGCCCGGGGTTCCGCCGTAACGGCCCTCGGACACGACAGCGGAGACGACCTCCAGCCGCTGCCCCTTGTGGAAGGTGAAGGCGCTCGGATACGGAGCGGACTGGGCGCGGATCAGGCGCTCCAGGTCCTCGGCGGGCCAGGCCCAGTCGATACGGATGTCCTCCTCGGCCCGCTTGTGGAAGAAGCTGGCCCGGGACCGGTCCTGCGGGGTGAACTCGGTCTGCCCCGAGGCGATCAGGGCCAGAGCCTCGGTGGTGACCGGGGCGATGAGGTCGACCGTCCGGTGGAAGAGGTCGGTGGCCGTGTCCGTCGGTCCGACGGCGACCGAGCGCTGGATAACGATGTCACCGGCGTCGAGGACCTCGTCCATCAGATGGGCGGTGACGCCGACCTCCGGCTCGCCGTTGATGAGTGCCCAGATCAGCGGCGAGAAACCCGCGTAGGCGGGCAGCAGGGAGTCGTGGATGTTCAGCGTGCCGTGGACCGGCAGGTTGTAGATCTCCGGCGGAATCCAGGTGCGCCAGTTGTTGGCGACGATGATGTCCGGGGCCACCTCCTTCAGGCGGTCCAGCAGTCCGGCGTCCGGCCGGTTGCGGATGATCACGGGAATCCCGTGCTTCTCCGCCAGATCGGCCACCGAGTCGCTCCAGATCTTCTCGTAGGCGTGCTCGCTTCTCGGGTGCGTCACGACCGCCACCACGTCGTGCTCGGAGTCCAGCAGCGCTTGCAGGGTGCGGTGCCCCCAGGTCTGGTAACCGAACATGACGACCCGCATGGAGGTGCCTCCTTGGAAGGGGGTGGACCGGCGCTTCAGTAAAGCAAGGCTTACCTAAGAGCACAACGGCCCATGATTCACAGGGGCGTTGACGGCTGAGGGGCGGCTTGAATCGCACCGTGCCGTCGACAGGGAGGGGCGGGCGGGTTAGCTTGTCCCGGCCCGCTCTCCGGCCGTGCGCCGTGGGTCCGACCGCGACGGGGAGGGACCTCCCATGCTCTGTACGAGGCTGACGAACGCCCGCGTCCTCACGATGGACCCCCACCGCCCCATCGCCCGGGACCTGGGCATCTGGCGGGGCCGGATCGTGGGCCTGGACGAGGCGGTGACCGCCCTTCCCGCCCGTGAGGTGGTCGACCTCGACGGCGCCACCGTGCTGCCCGGCTTCATCGACAGCCATGTCCACCTGACCTGGGCCGGGTTGAAGGCCCGTACGCCGAGCATCGCCCCGTGCGAACGGATCGAGGACATCCTCGCCGTCGTGGACGCCGCCGCCCGCCGCCCCGCGCCTCCCGGGGCCTGGCTGGATGTCGCCGGGTACGACCAGCGGGCGCTGGGCCGCCATCTGACCGCCGCCGAACTGGACCGGGTCAGCCACGGCCGCAAGATCCTCCTGATGCACGACTCCGGACACGCCTGCGTCGTCAACACCGCCGTCCTGGAGCTGCTCCCGGACGGGGTGGAGCACGAGGAGGGCTTCCTCGCCGAGAGCGCCATGACGGCCGCCCGCAGGCTGCGGCTGCCGTACTCCCAGGAGGAGCTCGCCGACGCGATCGGGCACGCCGCCCGCGCCTGCCTCGCCGAGGGGATCACGGCCTGCGCCGAGGCAGGCATCGGCGGCGGGCTGCTCGGCCACAGCCCCGTCGAGCTCGGCGCCTACCAACTGCTCCGCGACCGGGGCGGGCTGCCCGTACGGGTCCAGCTCATGGCGGCCGGGGACACCCTGCGCCCCCGCGCGGCCCACCCCGACGACGGCTTCACCCGGGCCCTGGACCTCGGCCTGCGCACTGGATTCGGCGACGACCGGCTCTCCCTGGGCGCCCTGAAGATCTACACCGACGGCGGCATGATGGCACGCACGGCCGCGCTCACCTCCCCGTACGAGGGAACGGACGGCAACACCGGACGGTTCCAGGACGACCCCGGGCGGATCGCCCGCCTCATCGTCGACGGCCACCTCGCCGGCTGGCAGCTCGCCGTCCACGCCATCGGGGACCGCGCCGCCGACCTCGCGCTGGACGCCCTGGAGCAGGCCCAGAAGCTGAAGCCCCGGCCGGAGGCCCGCCACCGCATCGAACACGCCGGACTGATCCGCCCCGACCAGCTGCCCCGCTTCGCCGCGCTCGGCGTGAGCGCGGTGGTCCAGCCCAACTTCCTGCGGTACTTCGGGGACGACTACGCGACGGTGATGGGGGAGCGGCGGGCCGGCTGGATGTACCGGGGCCGGGGCTTCCTGGACCACGGCGTCACCCTCGTCGGCTCCTCCGACCGGCCCGTCACGGACGGTTCGCCGCTCCGGGCGATCCAGTTCATGGTCGAACGCGCCTCCGTATCGGGCCGGATCATCGGCGGGGAGGAGGCGATCGGCGTCGACGAGGCCCTGCGCGCGTACACGGTCGCCGGTGCCCACGCCTGCCACTGGGACGGTACGGCGGGCAGCCTCTCCCCGGGCAAGCGCGCCGACTTGGTGGTCCTCGGCGACGACCCGCACCGGGTGGACCCCTCGCGGATCGGCGACATCGAGATCGTGACGACGTACGTGGACGGCCGGGACACGCGGGACGCGTAGGGGGCCATGGGCCGTACGTGCCCGGCGTCGACAGCCCTCTCGTACGTGCCCGGCGTCGGCGGTCCTGCCGTACGCGCCCCGGTGCCGTGCGGCCCGAACCCGCACCGGTCGGGGTGCGGCCCGCCCAGAACAATACGGCGTCTTTTTCGTGTTATTCAGGGCGAATAGGGACATTGGCCCCGTAGGTTGGGGAGATCGCCAGGTGACCGGCGTCGTACGTCACCCCGACACCGCAACCGGACGCGCGCGCCGGGCCGCCGCTGTTCGAACGAGGAAAGGCAGGGCAGGTGAACGTGGTTGGGATCATCGCCTCCGCTGTGGCCGCGCTGTTCAGCACGGTCGTACTCGCCAAGGGCGTCCGCCGCGCGGCGCTCCGCTGCGGAGCCGGGCGCGAGCCGGGCGGGCGTCCGTCGCGGGCCGGGGCGGTACGCAGACTGGGCGGCGCCACGGTCGTCCTCGGCGTCGGCGCCGCTGTCGCCGCGGGCTGGGGGCTCGGCGCGGCGGGCGGCTCCGGCCGTGCCGTCGGAGGGCTGCTGGCGGGGGCCGGAGCCGTCGCCGCCCTGGGGCTCGTCCATGAACTGCGGCCGCTCCCCGTCCCTCTGCGGCTGGCCGTCCAGACGGGAGCCGCCACCCTCACCGTCTGCCTCGCCGGGCTCTCGCTCGCGGCGGGCGTCCCGGCCGTGATCGGGATCGTCCTCCTCACCAACGCCTTCGCCCTGCTCGACACCGCCGACGGGGCGCTGGCGACCGTCGGGGCCGTCACCGCCGCCGGGCTGCTCGCCTGCGCCGCCGTCGAGGGCCTGTCCGGGCCCGCCCTGCTGCCGGCCGCCCTCCTCGCCGGTCTCCTCGGCTTCCTGCTCCACAACTGGCACCCCGCGCGCATCCGCCCCGGCGCGTCCTGCTCCCTGTTCACCGGATTCGCCCTGGCCTCCTCCGGCGCGCTGCTCCTCGCGGCGGCACCGCCGGAGCGCGCCGCGTGGGCGGCGCTGCCCGTCCTGGCGACCGTGGCCCTCGCCGACACCGCTCTCGTCCTGGCGTCCCGCCGCCGCGCGTCCCGCCCCCTCCTCCGGAACGCGGGCGACCACATCACGCACCGCCTGCGCCGGGTCCGCGTCACCGTGCCCGGCACGGCCGTCGTCCTCGGCCTGTGGGCGGTGGTGCCGGTGGTGACCGGGACGCTGGTGTACGGGGGGCTGCTGCACCCCGCGCTCGTTCTCGTACCGCTGGCGGGCAGCGCGGCGGCCGTCCTCGCCCTGCTGAGGGTTCCGGTGTACGTGGCCCCGCCCAGGACCGGCACCCGCCGCCCGGCCACCGGAACCGCGCACCCGCCGGTCCCGTCGGCCCCGCCCGTCCCTTCCGTCCCGGCAGGCGGTACGCCGACGGGCACCGCCCCCGCCCGGACCGCCACGGGACGCCCCACCGTGCCGCCGCCCCCCGCCGCCCGCCCCACCGTCGGCCTCACCGCCGACCGGGGCTGAGGCGGGGGCCGTCCGCAGGCGCGGCCGGGTCAGGCCCGCCACCGGCCGAGCGTGGCGCGGGCCGCCGTGCGCGCGTACGGGGACACCATCAGGACCGGCGCCCACGGCCAGGTGTGGCGCAGGCAGTACACCCACCACTGGCGCGGCGGCAGCTCCGTCCCGGAGGTGACCCGGCGCAGCGCCTCCCGCACCCCGATCCCCGGCTCCAGGGAACCGGGGACGTCCGGCCCTCCCGCGCACACGCCCACGGGCGACGGGGCGACGAAGGCGGGGACCCCGGCCCGCCGGGCGCGGAAGCCGTGGTCGTAGTCGCCCATCCGGTGGCGGAACACCTTGTCGGGGTCGCCGACCAGGTCGTGCACGGCACGGGAGAGCAGCACCACCCGGCCGTCGTACGTGTCGCAGGGCTCGGGGCCCTCCCCGCCGGGCTCGACGAGCGTGAGGGACCGGCCGCGCCGCCCCGAGTACACCGTGGCCCCGTCCGGGTCCCGGACCGCGCCGACGACGACCGCCCCGGCCCCGACCGCGTCCGCCGCACCGAGGAGCACGGCGAGGGCGTCCGGGAACAGCTCCACCCCGTCGTCCAGCCACAGCTGGTGCGTCCAGCGGTGGCTCGGCCCGCCCGGCCTGCCGCTGAGCGAGCCGCCCCCGCCTCCGCCGCTGCGGCTGTTGCGGCTCGCGATGCGCAGCGCCTGGTTGCGCGGGACGTCCGGGCCCACCGACATGACCTCCACGGCCGGATGGAGCAGGCGAACGGCTTCCGGAGTACCGTCGGTGCTGCCCGTGTCGACCAGGTGCACACCCAGCGTGGCGTGGGCCGGGAGCCCGCGCCGGTCCTCCAGGGCACGCAGCGCCGCCAGGGTCCGCGCGCGCCGGTTGTGACTCGTCATCAACACGGCCAGGTGGATGGAGTGCACGGCGGGCTCCTCAGTGCTCGAATCTCATCATTCATGCATAAAAGCCGATAATCCGCATAGGCTGAGTGGGTGAGCGCCGCACCGATGGAGACCCCGTTCCCGCCCGAGCCCGGCCCCCTCGCCCCGAGCGGTACCCGCCGGACGGTGCGCGGGGTGGCGTTCGTCCTCGCCGCGCTCTCGGTGCTGACGGTCGCGCTCACCTCGACGGTCCGCGCCACCGTCCTCTCGCCGGGCTTCTACCAGTCCGTCCTGGACGAGGAGTCGGCGTACGACCGCCTCTACAGCGAGGTGCTCGTCGACCCGCAGACCGCCCCCGTCACCCGCGACCTCCTGGCCCACCTGCCCGTCCCCGAGGCGCTGGTGACGTCCAACGTCAAGGTCGTCCTGCCGCCCGCGACGGTCCGCTCGCTCACCGACCAGCAGATCCACGCGCTCACCGACTACCTGCGCGGCGACACCCGTGAACTGCGGCTGAACGTGGACATCGAACCGGTGCTGGCGAATCTGGCCGAGCTCGCGCGCATCTACTTCGGCGACCTGGTCGCCAACCTCCAGGACCAGGACGAACCCGACTTCGCCCGCTTCACCGCCGACCTCACCGCGGCCCTCGAAGCCCTCCGGGAGGGCCGGGCGCCCGCCCTGCCCGTCCTGCCGCTCACCGAGGACCAGGCGGCCCGCGCCGCCGACGTCCTGCTGTCCCTCGTGCCCGCGCGCGAACGGGAGGCCCTGCGCCCGGAGGTGGAGGTGGCCCTGGGGCGGGGTGACGTGGCGTCCGCGCTGGCGACGACGGCCGCCGCCGCGCTCGCCGACGGATCGCGGACGGCGGTGGCCGATCTGCGCACCACGCTCCAGGGCGGTACGTGGGACCTCACCGCGACCCTGGCGGCGGCGGGCAACGACCTCGAGGTCCTGGAGCGGGCGCGGGAGCGCGTACAGCGTCTGACGCAGCTCCAGATCCTCGCCACCGTCCTGGCCCTGGCCTCCCTCGCGGTGCTCTGGACCACCGGCTCCGGCGGCTCGGCCCGGCGGCTGATGGCGCTGGGCCAGGCGATGGCCTGCGGCGGGATGCTCGCCGCGGTGGCCGTCCTGCTGACCCGGCCGGTCACCGGGGGCCGGTTCCTCGCCACCGAGCCCTCCTGGCCGCCGAGCGTCACCGCCCTCGTCGAGGACCTCCAGCGCAACGCCGTGGACCAGCTGGTGGCCACCGGGCTGACCGCCGCCCTCACGGCCCTCGTCGGCGGGGTGCTCCTCACCGCCACCGGCTGGGCCTTCCTGGTGCGCCCGCGCACGCTGCCCGCGCCCACCGCCGTACGGGGCGTCGCCGCGGGCGTGACCTGCGCCGCGCTGGCGGGCGCCCTGCTCGTCCCGCCGGTCCTCGGCCCGTCCGCGCCCCGCCGCTGCCAGGGCAGCGCCGAACTCTGCGACCTGCGCTACGACGAGGTCGCCCACCTCACCGCCCACAACGCCATGTCCACCACCGCCGACCGCTTCATCGGTCCCCTCCAGGACCCCGACATCACCACCCAGCTCGACAGCGGGGTCCGCGCGCTCCAGCTGGACACGTACCACTGGGAGAGCCCGCAGGACATCGCCACCCGGCTCGACAACCCCGAGTTCACGCCCGAGCAGCGCCGGCTGATCTCCGCCGCGATCGACCGGGCCAACCCGCCGCGCGAGGGCCTCTGGCTCTGCCACAGCGTCTGCCGGGCCGGGGCGGTCGAACTGGTCCCGACGCTGGAGGACATCGGCGCCTGGCTGCGCGCCAACCCCACCGAGATCGTGACGCTGATCGTCCAGGACGACATCGGGGCAGAGGAGACCGAGGAGGCGTTCCACCGGGCGGGGCTCGGGGAACTGCTCCACACCCCGCACGAGGACCCCGAGGAGCCGTGGCCCACGCTGAAGGAGATGATCGACAGCGGCCGACGGCTCGTGGTGTTCGCCGAGAAGGCGGACGGCCCCGCCCCCTGGTACCGCAACTTCTACCGCTACGGGATGGAGACCCCGTTCGCCTTCCGCAGCCCCGACGAGATGAGCTGCGAGCCGAACCGGGGCGGTACGGACAAACGCCTCTTCCTGCTCAACCACTTCGTCACCAACGGCGGCGGCAGCCGACTGGACGCGGGCCGGATCAACGCCCGTGACTGGCTGCTGGAGCGGGCCCGGGCCTGCGAGGCCGAACGCGGCAGCCCGGTCAACTTCGTCGCCGTCGACTACACGACCGTGGGCGACGCACTCGGAGCGGTGGAGGAACTGAACAACCACCGTGCGGAGGAAGGCCGCTGACCCTGCGTCAACTGTCCTGCCGGGGCCGTGGGGTGAGCGCCGGACCGGGGCCGGGCGCTCATGAGAAGCTACGTGCTGGAGACCTCGCGGTCGTACGGACCACGGACCGGGCCGCACGATCGCGAGCGGACCAGACGGACAGGCAGAGCCGACAGGCAAGCAGAGCAGAGAGAACGGGGAACCAGCGCACATGACCGCTCCGAGCGACCCCGCACCGCCCAGCGGCGCCCCCGCCCCGCACGGCGCCGGACGCCTGCTGGCCGTGAGCGACCTCCACGTGGCGGTCACCGACAACCGGCCCATCGTGGAATCCCTCCACCCCACCTCCGAGGCGGACTGGCTCATCGTCGCGGGCGATGTGGCGGAGCGACCCGAGGACATCCGGTGGGCGCTGGGCCTCCTCGCGGAACGGTTCGCCCAGGTGATCTGGACCCCCGGCAACCACGAGCTGTGGACCCTGGACAAGGACCCGGTCCGGCTGCGCGGACAGGCCCGGTACGACCACCTCGTCGAACTCTGCCGCGAACTCGGCGTGCTGACCCCCGAGGACCCGTTCCCGCTCTGGCCCGGCCCCGACGGACCGGTGGCGATCGCCCCGCTCTTCCTCCTGTACGACTACACCTTCCGCGCCCCCGGAACGCACACGAAGGAGGAGTCGCTGGCCGTCGCCCACCAGTCCGGCATCGTCTGCAACGACGAGTACCTCCTCCACCCCGACCCGTACCCGACCCGGGACGACTGGTGCCGGGCCCGGGTCGCGGAGACCGAGCGCAGGCTCGCCGCCCACGACCCGGAGATCCCGCTCGTCCTCGCCGGGCACTGGCCGCTGGTCCGGGAACCCACGTCGATCATGTGGTACCCGGAGTTCGCCCAGTGGTGCGGCACCGAACTGACCGCCGACTGGCACCGCCGCTTCAACGTCTCGGCCGTCGTCTACGGGCACCTCCACATCCCCCGTACGACCTGGTACGACGGAGTGCGCTTCGAGGAGGTCTCGATCGGCTACCCGAGGGAGTGGCGCGAGCGGGGCCACCCGCGCGGCCTGCTGCGCCAGATCCTCCCGTACGAGCCGGAGTCCGCACCCCCGGCCCGTACCGGCACCGGTACCGCCACCTCCGGAGGTTCCCTGTGATCGAGCGGCTGCTGCCCGCGTACGTCGTCTGCGCCGCCACACGCGAGGTGACCGTGCCGGACGGAACCCTCTTCCCCGAGGAGGAGGCGATCGTCGCCAAGGCCCTGGCCAAACGCCGGAACGACTTCACGACGGCCCGGGCCTGCGCACGGCGGGCCATGCGCGGGCTGGGGCTGGAACCCGTCGCCGTACTCCACGGCAAGCGCGGTATGCCCCTGTGGCCCGACGGGATCGTCGGCAGCCTCACGCACTGCGACGGATACCGGGCGGCGGCGCTCGCCCGCGCGGCGGACGTCCTGTCGCTGGGGGTCGACGCCGAACCGCACGCCCCGCTGCCCGACGGTGTGGGGGCGCTGGTGGTGCGCCCGGAGGAACAGGAACGGTTCACCGGACCGCCCGCCGGGGAGGAGGGCGGCATCCACTGGGACCGGGTGCTGTTCAGCGCGAAGGAGAGCGTCTTCAAGACCTGGTACCCGCTCACGCTGACCGAGCTCGACTTCGACGAGGCGGACCTGACGTTCCACCGGGAGGGGGACCGCGCGGCCGAAGGGACCTTCACGGCACGGCTGTTGCGCACCGACCCGGCCCTGCCGCCCACGCTGGAGGGGCGGTGGCGGGTGGAGGGCGGCATCGTCACCACGGCGGTGCTGCTGCGGCCGGACTGGCGGGAGACCGGTGGCGCGGTCGGCTGAGCGGCTGGTCGACGGAGAGCGGGCCCCGGCGGCCGGTCGCCTTCGGTGGTCCGGGGACCTGTCCGGGAGTCCCCGGGGCCTGTTCAGGAGTCCCGGGAGGCGGTGAGCGGCCGTCCCAGCCGGACGTTCCACCGGCCCGCCCGCCCGCTGAGCTCCGTGAGGGCCAACGGGGCGACATCCAGCCGCCAGAACGCCTCCAGCGGCAGCGCCAGGGCGTGCACGACCGCCGACCGTACGACGGCGGGCTCGGCGACCGCGAGGAGGCTCCCGCCCCCGGGTCCGAGGACCCCGCCGAGTCTCTCCGTGCTGTCCGGTGTCTCCCGGCCGCCGGGAACCTGTGCGCCGCCGGAGGTCTCCGTACCGCCGGGAACCTGTGCGTCGCTGGAGGTCTCCGTACCGCCGGGAACCTGTGCGTCGCTGGACGTCTCCGTACGGCTGGGAACTTTTGTGCTGCCGGACGCCCCTCCACCGCCGGGTACCTCCGTACTACCGCCCGGCGCCTCCCCGCCGACGGTCCCGTCCAGCCAGCGGCCCACCCGCTCCACCAGTTCCCGCAGCGACTCGCCCCCGTGCGGAGCGGCCGAGGGGTCGCCGAGCCAGGCGGCCACGGCCGACGGTTCGGCCGCGCCCACCTCGTCGAGGCGCCGCCCGCTCCACCGCCCGAGGTCCCAGCCGGTGAGCGCCGGTTCGGGGGTCGCGGTCAGACCGAGCGCGGCGGCGGTCCCGAGGCACCGCTCGGAGGGGCCGCTCAGCACCGGGCCCGCCTTCGGCAGGGCGGAGGCCGCCGCCCGCGCGCTCCGCTCCCCGGCGCGGTCGAGCGGGGCGTCGCCGTCGAAGCGGGCCTCCCGGAGCGCCGCGTTCATCGCCGGTGAGACCAACATCACCCGTACTGTCATGTTCCTGCCTCAAGTCTTTCCGTGACGGCTCCAACGCCCTTGAACGGCGGGCGATTCGGGGCCCGAAGCTCAGCAGATTGCACCATGGCGGCGCCTGCGTACAGGCGGTATGGTCACGTCGACCATGACGACGGTGTGACGGAAGTCCGGTGGAAATCCGGCACGGTCGCGCCACTGTGAACCCGTATCTCCGCGGGAAGTCAGACCCGGCACCTTCGTCCGACGCACCACGACAGGGACGCGTGTTCCCACAGGAGGTTCCGCCATGGCTCAGTCCGCCGCTCCCGCGACGGGGGCACCCGCCATCACCCCGATCTCGGCCAAGGCCCTTGCCCCCTGGGCGGTCTTCGTCGGCATCCTGGCGCTCGTACTGCTGTACTTCGTCGGCGCCGAACAGGGCGCCACCGCGCTCATCTCGGGCGAGGGCGTCCACGAATGGGTCCACGACGGCCGCCACCTCCTCGGTTTCCCCTGCCACTGAGCCGCCTGCCGTACCCGGGCACACAGGGCCGACACGGCACACAGGACACACAAGGCACACAGGGCACACAAGGTGAACAGGCCCGGCCGACCGCGCCGGGGCACCGAACCAGGGAAACCAGAGAAACAGGGAACGTCTCGTGAACTCCATATCTGTCAGAGCGCTGCTCGTACGCGGCATGATCGCCGGTCTGATCGCGGGCGTGCTCGCCTTCGCCGTCGCCTACTTCCTCGGTGAGGCCCAGGTCGACGCCGCCATCGCGGTGGAAGAGGCGGGCAGCCACGACCACGGCGACGGCGAGGAGGACCTGGTCAGCCGCACCATGCAGGCCACCGGCGGACTCGCCACCGCGCTCCTGGTCTTCGGCGTCGCGGCGGGCGGGATCGCCTCCCTCGTGACCGCCTACGCACTGGGCCGCATCGGCAACTTCGGCGCGCGGGCCACGGCCGCGCTGATCGCCGGGGCGGCTCTGCTCACCGTCTACGTCGTGCCGTTCCTGAAGTACCCGGCGAACCCGCCGGCCGTCGGTGACCCCGACACCATCGGGAAGCGCACCGCCCTGTTCTTCCTGATGGTCGCCCTCAGCGTGCTGCTGGCCGTCGCCGCCGTGATCCTCGGCAAGCGGCTGGCTCCCGGCCTGGGCAACTGGAACGCGACCATCGCGGCCGCCGCCGCCTTCCTCCTGGCGGTCGGCCTCGCCTACACCTTCCTGCCTTCGTTCGACGAGGTCGGCGAGGATTTCCCGGCCAGCCTGCTGTGGAAGTTCCGGCTCTCGACGCTCGCCGTCCAGGCGGCGTTCTGGACCGGCTTCGGGCTGGTCTTCGGCTACCTCACCGAACGGCTGCTGGCCCCCGCGAACAGTGCGGGCTCGCCCCGTGTCGAGACTCCGGTGGGCTGACCCGGCCGGTCGCCTCGCCGCATCGCAGATCCACGGGAGAACCCGCCGGAGCGTGTCCGGCGGGTTCTCCCGTTTCTCCCGTTCCGGTGTGGCATCGCCTCAGGAGGGTGCGGGGGAGGGGGCGTCGCGTTCACGCAGTCCGTCCTCCATGAGCCGGGCGGTGTTCCCGACGATGGTCCCGAGGTCGTCGCGCACCTCGTGCTCCTCGCTTCCGTACGGGCCGTACGCGGTCACCGAGAGCAGAAGGTCGCCGTTCCGGAGGAGGAGGGTGCGGCCGGGGCGGCCCCGGTCGTCGGCCGGTCTCCCGTACGCGCTCTCATGGACCGGCTCCGGCACGCGCCCGTGCACCCGGTCCAGGTTCTGCTTGACGCGGTACGCGCGACGGGCGGGCTCGGCGTCCTCGTACACGGCGGCGGTGGCGCCGAGCTTCCAGAACTTCCCGTCCGGGCCCGTCAGATCGGCCAGACAGCCCATCTGCCGGTAGCGGGGCCGTGCGCCCTTCTCGCCGATGTCCTCCCGGGGTTCCGGGTCGGCGGAATCGGTGGTGGAACCGAGGGTGAACCCCTTGGCGAGCGGTGTGTCCGCCAGCAGTCCGCAGGGGCTGCCGGTCCAGCGGTGCACCCCCGGTGCGCGGGCGGTGAGCTTCTCCCCGGTCCCGGGCCCGTCCTCACCGCCGCCGGAACAGCCGGCCACGGCCACCGCCGCCGCGATCAGCGCGGCCATCCGTGCCCGGCGTAACGCGGTGTCCCTGGATTTGCGCATGCCCCCGCCCCCTTGTCCCGAAAAGCTCATTATCGGGTGCCCGTACCGGTGGGTAAAGGAGATCGGGGCCTGTACGGAGGCCGACGCGGCCTCGGCCTCCGTACGGCCCCGGCCCCGACCCCCGTACGGCCCCGGCCCCGGACCCCGTACGGACCGGCTCCGGTTCAGAGTCCGCCGTCCCCCGGCCCGAAGTCGCCTTCGAGCGCGGCGGCCATGCGCAGCTGCGTGGCCGCCTCGGTCCGCCGTCCCTGGCGCTCCAGGGTGCGCCCCAGCATGAGGCGCGCGTAGCTCTCCACCGGGTCGATCTCCAGCACCGCCCGCAGCGCCTCCTCGGCGGGGCCGAGCCGGGCGGAGTGGTAGTAGGCGCGGGCCAGCAGCAGCCGCGGCGCGACCTGCTCCGGCGCCTCCTCGACGAGCCCGCCGAGAATCCGGGCGGCCGTGACGTACTCCTTGGCCTCGAAGAACATCTGCGCCCGGTCCCACCGGTCGGCGGCCGTACCGAACTCGTAGTAGGTCTCGTTCACGTGTCCTCCTCGTCATCGCGGGGACCGCCCCTCGGTACGGGGCCGCCGGGGTCCCGCCCCGCCCTGCGTCCAACCGTGACAACACTCCATAATGGTTGAACATTCCACTAAAGCTTTGGCGTGGGGACCCGGCGCTCCACGCCCGTACGGGAATAGGTTGAGCGCCATGAGCAATCTCGATCGCCAGGCCACTCCCTCCGTCTGCGGAGGGCGCGGCTTCGTCGT carries:
- a CDS encoding phosphopantetheinyl transferase, producing the protein MIERLLPAYVVCAATREVTVPDGTLFPEEEAIVAKALAKRRNDFTTARACARRAMRGLGLEPVAVLHGKRGMPLWPDGIVGSLTHCDGYRAAALARAADVLSLGVDAEPHAPLPDGVGALVVRPEEQERFTGPPAGEEGGIHWDRVLFSAKESVFKTWYPLTLTELDFDEADLTFHREGDRAAEGTFTARLLRTDPALPPTLEGRWRVEGGIVTTAVLLRPDWRETGGAVG
- a CDS encoding cobalt transporter, with amino-acid sequence MAQSAAPATGAPAITPISAKALAPWAVFVGILALVLLYFVGAEQGATALISGEGVHEWVHDGRHLLGFPCH